In Dioscorea cayenensis subsp. rotundata cultivar TDr96_F1 chromosome 11, TDr96_F1_v2_PseudoChromosome.rev07_lg8_w22 25.fasta, whole genome shotgun sequence, a single genomic region encodes these proteins:
- the LOC120271956 gene encoding peroxidase 64-like encodes MASFNIACLLIIFSLTIHQTSSLSSEYYSKTCPKAEEAVTEAVKAATANDPTVPAALLRMHFHDCFIRGCDGSVLLKSNGNNKAEKDGPPNISLHAFYVIDNAKKSLEYMCPGVVSCADILALAARDAVVLSGGPTWEVPKGRKDGRISKASETTQLPAPTFNLSQLQQSFSQRGLSVEDLVALSGGHTLGFSHCSSFQNRIHNFDSINDVDPTLNPSFASSLRSVCPMHNKVKNAGSTMDSTSTTFDNIYYKLLLQGKSLFSSDQSLLSHPKTKALVSLFASSHDAFSQAFVKSMIKMSSLNGGQEVRLDCKVVN; translated from the exons ATGGCTTCCTTTAATATTGCATGCCTTCTCATCATCTTCTCACTTACTATTCACCAAACTTCATCTCTTAGCTCAGAGTACTACTCAAAAACTTGTCCAAAAGCCGAAGAGGCCGTGACCGAAGCCGTGAAGGCAGCGACAGCGAATGACCCTACCGTTCCTGCAGCATTACTGAGAATGCATTTCCATGACTGTTTCATTAGG GGATGTGATGGTTCAGTGTTGCTGAAATCAAATGGGAATAATAAAGCAGAAAAGGATGGTCCTCCAAACATATCATTGCATGCATTCTATGTAATAGATAATGCTAAGAAATCTTTGGAGTATATGTGCCCTGGTGTGGTTTCTTGTGCTGATATTTTAGCCCTTGCTGCAAGAGATGCAGTAGTACtg tcaggGGGTCCAACTTGGGAAGTGCCAAAAGGAAGGAAAGATGGAAGGATCTCAAAAGCGAGTGAAACAACTCAACTTCCTGCTCCCACTTTTAACCTCTCTCAACTTCAACAAAGCTTCTCCCAAAGAGGCCTCTCCGTTGAAGACCTTGTAGCTCTCTCAg gAGGTCACACACTGGGGTTCTCCCACTGTTCATCATTCCAAAACAGAATACACAACTTTGACAGCATTAATGACGTAGACCCAACACTGAACCCAAGCTTTGCATCAAGCTTGAGAAGTGTGTGTCCCATGCACAACAAAGTCAAGAATGCAGGCTCCACCATGGACTCCACTTCCACCACCTTTGATAACATTTATTACAAGCTTTTGCTTCAAGGCAAGAGCTTGTTCTCTTCTGACCAATCTCTTCTTTCCCACCCTAAAACCAAGGCATTGGTCTCCTTGTTTGCCTCTTCTCATGATGCTTTCTCTCAAGCTTTTGTTAAGTCCATGATTAAGATGAGTAGCTTGAATGGTGGACAAGAAGTCAGGTTGGATTGCAaggttgttaattaa